From Saccopteryx leptura isolate mSacLep1 chromosome 3, mSacLep1_pri_phased_curated, whole genome shotgun sequence, one genomic window encodes:
- the SLC4A1AP gene encoding kanadaptin isoform X1, translating into MADSTSPSECSVSQELNGDFKKPALPLPPAARGKIPTPNPSNPEEVQERPTALLDPDSGEPDGPPARPDSAETRSPPEEQPRPLTAAPAPGGPARAPPYQEPSWGCPTTAAYSLEALKGGTILGTRSLKGTSYCLFGRLPSCDVCLEHPSVSRYHAVLQHGASGPDGDCDGLRPGFYLYDLGSTHGTFLNKTRIPPRTYCRVHVGHVFRLGGSTRLFILQGPEADQEAESELTVTQLKELRKKQQMMLEKKMLGDDSDEDEEMDTTERKRNTSSQDDEMGCTWGMGEDAVEDEAEENPIVLEFQQEREAFYIKDPKKALQGFFDREGEELEYEFDEQGHSTWLCRVRLPVDDSTGKQLVAEAIHSGKKKEAMIQCSLEACRILDTLGLLRQEAVSRKRKAKNWEDEDFYDSDDDTFLDRTGLVEKKRLNRMKKAGKIDEKPETFESLVAKLNDAERELSEISERLKASSKALSESPSQDSLDAFMSEMKSGSALDGVSRKKLHLRTFELRKELQRLKGLIKIVKPAEIPELKKTESHTVDTENKAKKLTLPLFGAMKGGSKFKLKTGTVGKLPPKRPELPPALMRMKDEPEVEEEEEEEEEEEEVKEEDQEKNLEAGCSRLQHERGPEEAAQEMSPPTGLMCSEETKQHENMSQYSPVEQNKDYQEISETAASCEQPSASKNEYEKNGNELKKKKVPGPGKLLPTFSSKYPEDDPDYCVWVPPEGQSGDGRTHLNDKYGY; encoded by the exons ATGGCTGATAGTACTTCTCCGTCTGAGTGTTCGGTTTCGCAAGAACTCAATGGAGACTTCAAAAAGCCAGCTCTGCCGCTGCCCCCGGCGGCGAGGGGCAAGATCCCGACCCCTAATCCTTCAAACCCCGAGGAGGTGCAGGAGAGGCCCACGGCACTGCTGGACCCAGATTCCGGGGAGCCTGACGGCCCTCCGGCTCGGCCCGATAGCGCGGAGACCAGGAGTCCACCGGAGGAGCAGCCGCGGCCCCTCACAGCGGCTCCTGCTCCCGGCGGCCCGGCCCGGGCTCCTCCTTACCAAGAGCCGTCGTGGGGCTGCCCCACCACGGCCGCCTACAGCCTAGAGGCCCTGAAGGGCGGCACGATCCTTGGCACCCGTAGCTTGAAAGGGACCAGTTACTGCCTTTTCGGGAGGCTACCTAGCTGCGACGTGTGCCTGGAGCACCCTTCGGTGTCTCGGTACCACGCCGTGCTGCAACACGGGGCGTCCGGCCCGGACGGAGACTGCGACGGCCTCAGGCCTGGCTTCTACCTGTACGACCTGGGAAGCACCCACGGTACCTTTCTCAACAAGACCCGCATCCCACCCCGCACCTATTGCCGGGTCCACGTCGGGCATGTTTTTCGCTTGGGCGGCAGCACTAGGCTCTTTATTCTTCAG GGACCAGAGGCAGACCAAGAGGCAGAATCGGAGTTGACAGTAACGCAGTTGAAGGAATTGCGGAAGAAGCAGCAAATGATGTTGGAGAAGAAGATGCTAGGAGACGACTCAGATGAAGATGAGGAAATGGATACCactgaaaggaagagaaatactaGTAGTCAAGATGATGAAATGGGCTGCACCTGGGGAATgg GAGAAGATGCAGTAGAGGATGAGGCTGAAGAGAACCCCATTGTTTTAGAGTTTCAGCAGGAAAGGGAGGCCTTTTATATAAAGGATCCGAAAAAGGCTCTCCAAGGTTTTTTTGACCGAGAAG GAGAAGAATTAGAATATGAATTTGATGAACAGGGGCACAGCACTTGGCTCTGCAGGGTGAG ATTACCTGTGGATGATTCAACCGGAAAACAACTGGTAGCTGAGGCCATTCactctggaaagaaaaaagaagcaatgaTCCAGTGTTCACTGGAAGCTTGTCGAATCCTCGATACTTTGGGATTGCTGCGGCAGGAGGCAG TATCTCggaaaaggaaagcaaagaacTGGGAAGATGAAGACTTTTATGACAGTGATGATGACACATTTCTTGATAGGACTGGCCTGGTTGAGAAGAAGCGTCTGAACCGAATGAAGAAGGCTGGGAAGATTGATGAGAAGCCTGAGACCTTTGAATCACTG GTTGCAAAGTTAAATGATGCTGAAAGGGAACTCTCTGAAATTTCTGAGAGACTGAAAGCTTCAAGCAAAG CTTTATCAGAGTCACCATCTCAGGACTCTTTAGATGCGTTCATGTCGGAAATGAAATCAGGGAGTGCTTTAGATGGTGTTTCCCGGAAGAAACTTCACCTGAGAACTTTTGAACTGAGGAAGGAGCTACAGAGACTTAAAGGGCTGATAaaaattgtaaagccagcagaGATTCCAGAACTAAAAAA GACTGAAAGTCACACTGTGGATACTGAAAACAAAGCTAAAAAGCTTACATTGCCTCTTTTTGGTGCCATGAAAGGAGGAagcaaattcaaattaaaaactgGGACAGTAGGG AAGTTACCCCCCAAGCGTCCTGAACTCCCTCCAGCTCTAATGAGAATGAAGGATGAGCCTGaagtggaagaggaggaggaggaggaggaggaagaggaagaggtgaAGGAGGAGGATCAAGAAAAGAACCTGGAGGCTGGATGCAGTAGGCTGCAGCACGAGAGGGGGCCAGAAGAGGCAGCACAGGAAATGAGTCCCCCCACAGGTCTCATGTGTTCTGAagaaacaaaacagcatg AAAACATGTCTCAATATAgcccagtggaacagaataaagattaTCAAGAGATTAGTGAAACAGCTGCATCATGTGAGCAACCCTCAG
- the SLC4A1AP gene encoding kanadaptin isoform X2, with protein MADSTSPSECSVSQELNGDFKKPALPLPPAARGKIPTPNPSNPEEVQERPTALLDPDSGEPDGPPARPDSAETRSPPEEQPRPLTAAPAPGGPARAPPYQEPSWGCPTTAAYSLEALKGGTILGTRSLKGTSYCLFGRLPSCDVCLEHPSVSRYHAVLQHGASGPDGDCDGLRPGFYLYDLGSTHGTFLNKTRIPPRTYCRVHVGHVFRLGGSTRLFILQGPEADQEAESELTVTQLKELRKKQQMMLEKKMLGDDSDEDEEMDTTERKRNTSSQDDEMGCTWGMGEDAVEDEAEENPIVLEFQQEREAFYIKDPKKALQGFFDREGEELEYEFDEQGHSTWLCRVRLPVDDSTGKQLVAEAIHSGKKKEAMIQCSLEACRILDTLGLLRQEAVSRKRKAKNWEDEDFYDSDDDTFLDRTGLVEKKRLNRMKKAGKIDEKPETFESLVAKLNDAERELSEISERLKASSKALSESPSQDSLDAFMSEMKSGSALDGVSRKKLHLRTFELRKELQRLKGLIKIVKPAEIPELKKTESHTVDTENKAKKLTLPLFGAMKGGSKFKLKTGTVGKLPPKRPELPPALMRMKDEPEVEEEEEEEEEEEEVKEEDQEKNLEAGCSRLQHERGPEEAAQEMSPPTGLMCSEETKQHASKNEYEKNGNELKKKKVPGPGKLLPTFSSKYPEDDPDYCVWVPPEGQSGDGRTHLNDKYGY; from the exons ATGGCTGATAGTACTTCTCCGTCTGAGTGTTCGGTTTCGCAAGAACTCAATGGAGACTTCAAAAAGCCAGCTCTGCCGCTGCCCCCGGCGGCGAGGGGCAAGATCCCGACCCCTAATCCTTCAAACCCCGAGGAGGTGCAGGAGAGGCCCACGGCACTGCTGGACCCAGATTCCGGGGAGCCTGACGGCCCTCCGGCTCGGCCCGATAGCGCGGAGACCAGGAGTCCACCGGAGGAGCAGCCGCGGCCCCTCACAGCGGCTCCTGCTCCCGGCGGCCCGGCCCGGGCTCCTCCTTACCAAGAGCCGTCGTGGGGCTGCCCCACCACGGCCGCCTACAGCCTAGAGGCCCTGAAGGGCGGCACGATCCTTGGCACCCGTAGCTTGAAAGGGACCAGTTACTGCCTTTTCGGGAGGCTACCTAGCTGCGACGTGTGCCTGGAGCACCCTTCGGTGTCTCGGTACCACGCCGTGCTGCAACACGGGGCGTCCGGCCCGGACGGAGACTGCGACGGCCTCAGGCCTGGCTTCTACCTGTACGACCTGGGAAGCACCCACGGTACCTTTCTCAACAAGACCCGCATCCCACCCCGCACCTATTGCCGGGTCCACGTCGGGCATGTTTTTCGCTTGGGCGGCAGCACTAGGCTCTTTATTCTTCAG GGACCAGAGGCAGACCAAGAGGCAGAATCGGAGTTGACAGTAACGCAGTTGAAGGAATTGCGGAAGAAGCAGCAAATGATGTTGGAGAAGAAGATGCTAGGAGACGACTCAGATGAAGATGAGGAAATGGATACCactgaaaggaagagaaatactaGTAGTCAAGATGATGAAATGGGCTGCACCTGGGGAATgg GAGAAGATGCAGTAGAGGATGAGGCTGAAGAGAACCCCATTGTTTTAGAGTTTCAGCAGGAAAGGGAGGCCTTTTATATAAAGGATCCGAAAAAGGCTCTCCAAGGTTTTTTTGACCGAGAAG GAGAAGAATTAGAATATGAATTTGATGAACAGGGGCACAGCACTTGGCTCTGCAGGGTGAG ATTACCTGTGGATGATTCAACCGGAAAACAACTGGTAGCTGAGGCCATTCactctggaaagaaaaaagaagcaatgaTCCAGTGTTCACTGGAAGCTTGTCGAATCCTCGATACTTTGGGATTGCTGCGGCAGGAGGCAG TATCTCggaaaaggaaagcaaagaacTGGGAAGATGAAGACTTTTATGACAGTGATGATGACACATTTCTTGATAGGACTGGCCTGGTTGAGAAGAAGCGTCTGAACCGAATGAAGAAGGCTGGGAAGATTGATGAGAAGCCTGAGACCTTTGAATCACTG GTTGCAAAGTTAAATGATGCTGAAAGGGAACTCTCTGAAATTTCTGAGAGACTGAAAGCTTCAAGCAAAG CTTTATCAGAGTCACCATCTCAGGACTCTTTAGATGCGTTCATGTCGGAAATGAAATCAGGGAGTGCTTTAGATGGTGTTTCCCGGAAGAAACTTCACCTGAGAACTTTTGAACTGAGGAAGGAGCTACAGAGACTTAAAGGGCTGATAaaaattgtaaagccagcagaGATTCCAGAACTAAAAAA GACTGAAAGTCACACTGTGGATACTGAAAACAAAGCTAAAAAGCTTACATTGCCTCTTTTTGGTGCCATGAAAGGAGGAagcaaattcaaattaaaaactgGGACAGTAGGG AAGTTACCCCCCAAGCGTCCTGAACTCCCTCCAGCTCTAATGAGAATGAAGGATGAGCCTGaagtggaagaggaggaggaggaggaggaggaagaggaagaggtgaAGGAGGAGGATCAAGAAAAGAACCTGGAGGCTGGATGCAGTAGGCTGCAGCACGAGAGGGGGCCAGAAGAGGCAGCACAGGAAATGAGTCCCCCCACAGGTCTCATGTGTTCTGAagaaacaaaacagcatg